From a region of the Microcoleus sp. bin38.metabat.b11b12b14.051 genome:
- a CDS encoding AAA family ATPase, whose product MISLKGYQITEQIYSGVNTVIYRGIWQKHNLPVIVKTLKSEYPTLEEITRLRHEYKIRKNLKNIEDIVNCYRLENNQNGVALTVEDFGGLALSIFLKATRLNLIQILKIAIQLAESLGKIHQNQIIHKDIKPHNIIIHPETYQVKITDFSISSRLVRENATSSYPNLLEGTLAYISPEQTGRMNRAIDYRSDFYSLGVTFYEMLTGELPFSAIDPLELVHCHIAKIAPTPHSLQPEIPEAISDIVMKLLAKTAEDRYQSADGLRFDLETCLAKLQASGNISDFTAGNADQAGQLLIPQKLYGREAEVATLLAAFNRVSGVEPPQPPLVKGGLLEISSPTPAFNRVSGVEPPQPPLVKGGLLEISSPTPAFNRVSGVEPPQPPLVKGGLIEVSSPPLTRGAGGVELILVSGYSGIGKSCLVNEVQKPIIRQRGYFIGGKFDQFKRNIPYASVIQAFQSLIRQLLTESAASIGTWKQKLLAALGSNGKVITDVIPEVELIIGEQPEVPQLGPTESQNRFNRVFKQFISVFTAREHPLVVFLDDLQWADSASLKLIELLVTDLESKYLLLIGAYRDNEVSATHPLIQTIENIQKSGARMPERISNIVLAPLELSHVEQLISETLKSGISENIKLLAELLFNKTQGNPFFLTQLLRTLYQENLLVYDFPSGAWQWDLGHIQAIGITDCNVVELIARNIRKLPVMAQSALQLAACIGNQFNLEVLAIVSEKSQKETALALWDTLQAGLVLPLSNDYKIPLVFEGSETGLSGLQDVRVDYKFLHDRVQQAAYSLIPDGDKQATHLKIGQLLLNNTPASEIEENVFDIVNQLNFGVEFLVEKAAKDELAKLNLIAGKKAKASSAYEAAVRYLNVGLELINSEKRGFCRGSGWCGPTPSTNDLFVVSSMGATTGGLPLQENETALPLSISSSWQTDYDLTLNLYVEAAEAEYLNTNFARSQELADIVLQQATNLLDKVKVYELQIQSYLSQNQMLEAIDTGLKALEILGFTLSEIPPEGLTAIKLPQLEELENVPLMTDGYELAAMRILSAVVSPVFVAKPELLSRVIFTMVDFSIKRGHSALGAIAYIWYGLLLAGALGEIDAGYHSGQLALKLLEQFNAKQFKCKVYHLFNTFVRHWKEHAKETIAPLIESVQSGLETGDLEFSSYAALNSCSCPFLIGEQLDIVEQKQVQYFTLVQNLKQELSMELLGIWGQIILNLRGRAANQSQLIGEKFNEAEMLPRLQQANNYMSLFNVYLAKLVLNYVFKQPKKAVADASLATEYASAAIGFMMIGTHNFYYSLALLAVYPTADSETQEKYLMQVAANQEKMQKWVHHAPMNYQHKYELVEAEKARVLGEKDRAIDYYDRAIQHSREQGYIQEEALANELAAEFYLLAGREKVAKVYMTDAYYGYIRWGANAKVADLEERYPQLIARMPESDSLTINDRPTVTLTSSTLTDSHKALDFDTVMKASQAISGEIVLDALLDKLMRILLENAGAQTGCLIASKNGEFVIEAAGEVGGDVRVLSGAGLDGAYPRSLINFVDRTLEDIVLHDARSEAIFNADPYIAEFQPKSVLCAPIVYQGKLTAILYLENNLVAGAFTGDRLEVLKLLSSQAAIALENARLYTNLETANKQLAEYNFTLEAKVKERTQELYEKNSLLSEEIKERQKAEAIARDASRAKSEFLANMSHELRTPLNGILGYAQIFKRDQNLTSQQQNGISVIHRCGEHLLALIEDILDLSKIEARRMEIVPTEFNFLDFIQGINAICSIRAGQKNIAFNCEYLSSLPNAISADEKKLRQILINLIGNAVKFTERGGVTFKVSVVDAVRDGTRTEVLTTNLDGTRTEVLTTNLRMRFQVEDTGIGIAADELPKIFAPFEQVGNTRRHTEGTGLGLAISRQLVEIMGSELKVESTLGRGSIFWFELDLLAADKPEKNTNNFPQFIKGFKGSKKKVLVADDMWENRSVLIHLLEPLGFEIIEATDGQDCLKKALEFQPDCILIDLVMPIMDGFEAMRQIRKLPPLQNVVAIGTSASIMEVEKQGSLAAGCNAFLPKPIRAEELLNCLQVHLELEWIYEELQDRAESEVSQNQSQIHDQKIIPPPADEIAVLFELAMMGDLGGIQKQAEKLAQMDARYVSFANNLNQLAKNFEEEKILEFVEQYRN is encoded by the coding sequence ATGATTTCGCTAAAAGGCTATCAAATCACCGAACAAATTTACTCTGGTGTCAATACCGTGATTTATCGGGGAATATGGCAAAAACACAATTTGCCAGTCATCGTCAAAACCCTGAAAAGCGAGTATCCAACTCTCGAAGAAATTACCCGTTTGAGACACGAATATAAAATCAGAAAAAATCTCAAAAATATTGAAGATATTGTCAATTGTTACCGCCTAGAAAACAATCAAAATGGTGTGGCGCTGACAGTCGAAGACTTTGGAGGCTTGGCTTTATCGATTTTTTTAAAGGCGACCAGACTCAACTTAATCCAAATTCTCAAGATAGCGATCCAACTAGCTGAAAGTTTGGGTAAAATCCATCAAAACCAAATAATTCACAAAGATATTAAACCGCACAATATCATCATTCATCCTGAAACCTATCAGGTTAAAATTACTGACTTCAGCATCTCGTCGCGCTTGGTTCGAGAAAACGCAACTTCTAGCTATCCCAATTTGCTCGAAGGCACGTTAGCTTATATTTCGCCGGAACAAACTGGTAGAATGAATCGGGCGATCGACTATCGCAGCGATTTTTATTCGCTTGGTGTCACTTTTTACGAGATGCTGACTGGTGAATTGCCATTTAGCGCGATCGACCCTTTAGAATTAGTTCACTGTCATATCGCTAAAATCGCACCCACGCCACACAGTTTGCAGCCGGAAATTCCCGAAGCCATCTCTGACATCGTGATGAAGCTGTTGGCGAAGACGGCGGAAGATAGGTATCAAAGCGCCGACGGGCTGAGGTTTGACCTCGAAACTTGTCTCGCCAAACTCCAAGCTAGTGGCAATATATCTGATTTTACGGCCGGAAATGCCGATCAAGCCGGTCAACTCCTCATCCCCCAAAAACTCTACGGTAGAGAAGCCGAAGTCGCCACTTTGTTGGCAGCCTTTAACCGAGTTAGCGGTGTCGAACCCCCCCAACCCCCCCTTGTTAAGGGAGGGCTTCTGGAAATTTCTTCACCTACGCCCGCCTTTAACCGAGTTAGCGGTGTAGAACCCCCCCAACCCCCCCTTGTTAAGGGGGGGCTTCTGGAAATTTCTTCACCTACGCCCGCCTTTAACCGAGTTAGCGGTGTAGAACCCCCCCAACCCCCCCTTGTTAAGGGGGGGCTTATTGAGGTTTCTTCACCCCCCTTAACAAGGGGGGCAGGGGGGGTAGAATTAATCCTGGTTTCCGGTTACTCCGGCATCGGCAAATCCTGCTTAGTAAACGAAGTTCAAAAACCCATAATTCGGCAGCGTGGCTATTTTATTGGTGGCAAATTTGACCAATTCAAACGCAATATTCCCTACGCTTCCGTGATTCAAGCATTCCAGTCATTAATTCGGCAGTTGCTCACAGAAAGTGCAGCATCTATCGGAACTTGGAAACAAAAATTGCTAGCCGCTTTGGGAAGCAACGGCAAAGTTATCACAGACGTGATTCCCGAAGTCGAACTGATTATCGGAGAACAGCCGGAAGTCCCGCAATTGGGGCCGACAGAATCGCAAAACCGATTTAATCGGGTGTTTAAACAATTCATTAGCGTGTTTACTGCCCGCGAACACCCGCTAGTAGTTTTTCTCGACGATTTGCAGTGGGCAGATTCCGCATCGCTGAAATTAATTGAACTGCTAGTGACGGATTTAGAAAGCAAATATTTGCTGCTAATTGGAGCCTATCGAGATAACGAAGTCAGCGCCACCCATCCGCTGATTCAAACCATCGAAAACATCCAAAAATCGGGGGCAAGAATGCCAGAAAGAATCAGCAATATTGTTCTCGCTCCCTTAGAATTGAGTCATGTAGAGCAATTAATTTCGGAAACTTTAAAAAGCGGAATATCGGAAAATATTAAACTTTTAGCAGAGCTACTTTTCAACAAAACCCAAGGCAATCCCTTCTTTTTGACTCAGTTGCTGAGAACTCTTTATCAAGAAAATCTGTTAGTTTACGATTTTCCATCGGGTGCGTGGCAGTGGGATCTCGGACACATCCAAGCGATAGGCATTACCGACTGCAATGTCGTAGAGTTAATCGCTCGCAATATTCGGAAATTGCCCGTAATGGCGCAGTCAGCATTACAATTAGCGGCTTGTATTGGCAACCAGTTTAATTTAGAAGTGCTGGCAATTGTCAGCGAAAAATCTCAGAAGGAAACAGCATTAGCTCTCTGGGATACTCTTCAGGCAGGTCTAGTTTTGCCACTGAGCAACGATTACAAAATTCCGCTGGTTTTTGAAGGTTCAGAAACGGGGCTGTCGGGGCTGCAAGATGTGCGGGTTGATTACAAGTTTTTGCACGATAGAGTGCAGCAAGCGGCTTATTCTTTGATTCCCGATGGCGACAAGCAAGCAACACATCTGAAAATCGGTCAACTGCTGCTCAACAATACTCCCGCCTCTGAGATTGAAGAAAATGTCTTTGATATTGTCAATCAACTGAATTTCGGTGTTGAATTCCTCGTAGAAAAAGCCGCCAAAGACGAACTAGCCAAACTAAATCTCATCGCTGGAAAAAAAGCTAAAGCATCCAGTGCTTACGAAGCTGCTGTCAGATATCTGAATGTCGGTTTGGAACTGATTAATTCGGAAAAACGAGGGTTTTGTAGGGGTAGTGGATGGTGCGGGCCTACCCCCTCCACCAACGATTTGTTCGTCGTTTCAAGTATGGGGGCAACCACGGGGGGATTGCCCCTACAAGAGAATGAAACAGCCCTGCCCCTAAGTATCAGCTCAAGTTGGCAGACTGATTATGACTTGACGCTGAATCTTTATGTAGAAGCGGCGGAGGCGGAATATCTCAATACTAACTTTGCGCGATCGCAAGAATTAGCGGATATCGTGTTGCAACAAGCTACAAACCTGCTCGACAAAGTTAAGGTTTACGAACTGCAAATCCAGTCTTATTTGTCTCAAAACCAGATGCTTGAAGCCATCGATACTGGTTTAAAAGCTTTAGAAATTTTGGGATTTACATTGTCGGAAATCCCCCCAGAGGGCTTGACTGCAATTAAGTTACCTCAGCTTGAGGAACTAGAAAACGTTCCGCTAATGACTGATGGCTATGAGTTGGCCGCAATGCGGATACTTTCGGCTGTTGTTTCTCCTGTTTTTGTGGCCAAACCAGAACTCTTGTCGCGGGTTATCTTCACAATGGTGGATTTTTCTATTAAACGAGGTCATTCAGCGCTTGGGGCGATCGCCTATATTTGGTATGGCTTGCTGCTGGCTGGAGCATTAGGAGAGATCGACGCTGGATATCATTCTGGACAGTTAGCTCTGAAGCTGTTAGAGCAATTCAATGCCAAACAATTTAAATGCAAAGTTTACCACCTGTTCAACACTTTTGTGCGCCACTGGAAAGAACACGCTAAAGAGACAATTGCCCCCTTAATAGAGAGCGTTCAAAGCGGTCTGGAAACGGGAGATTTAGAATTTAGTAGTTATGCTGCTTTAAACAGTTGCTCTTGCCCTTTTTTGATTGGAGAACAACTAGATATTGTCGAACAAAAACAAGTACAATACTTTACTTTAGTACAAAATCTCAAACAAGAACTTTCGATGGAATTGCTGGGCATCTGGGGGCAAATTATTTTAAACTTGCGAGGGAGAGCCGCAAACCAATCTCAATTAATAGGTGAAAAATTTAATGAAGCAGAAATGTTGCCTCGGCTGCAACAAGCTAACAATTATATGTCACTGTTTAATGTTTATCTGGCTAAATTAGTGCTTAATTACGTATTTAAACAGCCCAAAAAAGCAGTTGCTGACGCATCTTTAGCGACCGAATATGCTTCAGCAGCAATTGGCTTCATGATGATTGGTACGCACAATTTTTACTATTCGCTGGCACTTCTGGCTGTGTATCCAACTGCTGACAGCGAAACACAAGAAAAATACTTGATGCAGGTAGCAGCGAATCAGGAAAAAATGCAGAAATGGGTGCACCACGCACCGATGAATTACCAGCACAAATATGAGTTAGTTGAGGCTGAAAAAGCGCGGGTGTTGGGAGAAAAAGACCGGGCGATCGATTATTACGATCGCGCAATTCAACATTCCCGCGAACAGGGATACATTCAGGAAGAGGCTTTAGCCAATGAATTAGCTGCTGAATTTTACCTGTTGGCGGGCCGGGAGAAGGTGGCTAAGGTTTACATGACGGATGCTTACTACGGTTATATCCGCTGGGGTGCGAATGCTAAGGTTGCTGATTTGGAGGAACGCTATCCGCAGTTAATTGCACGGATGCCGGAAAGTGATAGTCTCACAATTAACGATCGCCCAACTGTGACTTTAACTTCTTCAACCCTGACTGACAGTCACAAAGCTTTGGATTTCGATACTGTGATGAAAGCATCTCAGGCTATCTCCGGCGAAATTGTCCTCGATGCTTTGCTGGACAAATTGATGCGGATTTTGCTGGAAAATGCCGGGGCTCAAACTGGGTGTTTGATCGCGTCGAAAAATGGTGAATTTGTCATTGAAGCTGCGGGAGAGGTTGGCGGGGATGTGCGGGTGCTCTCGGGCGCGGGCTTGGATGGTGCGTATCCGCGATCGCTAATCAATTTTGTCGATCGCACTCTCGAAGATATTGTCCTCCACGATGCCCGCAGCGAGGCAATTTTCAACGCTGACCCCTACATCGCCGAATTTCAGCCCAAATCGGTGTTGTGCGCGCCGATCGTCTATCAAGGCAAATTAACCGCCATCCTTTATCTAGAAAATAATTTGGTCGCCGGCGCCTTTACAGGCGATCGGTTGGAAGTATTGAAGCTGCTTTCTTCCCAAGCTGCGATCGCCCTAGAAAATGCCCGCCTTTACACAAACTTAGAAACTGCCAACAAACAACTCGCAGAATACAACTTTACCCTAGAAGCAAAAGTTAAAGAACGTACCCAAGAATTATACGAAAAAAACTCGCTGCTTTCCGAAGAAATTAAAGAACGCCAAAAAGCCGAAGCCATCGCCCGAGATGCCAGCCGCGCCAAAAGCGAATTTTTAGCTAACATGAGCCACGAATTGCGAACGCCCCTCAACGGCATTTTAGGTTACGCTCAAATCTTTAAGCGCGACCAAAATTTAACCTCGCAACAGCAGAATGGAATTAGCGTTATCCACCGCTGTGGTGAACACTTACTCGCTTTAATCGAGGATATTTTAGACCTTTCTAAAATTGAGGCTAGGAGAATGGAAATCGTGCCTACCGAGTTTAATTTTTTAGATTTTATTCAAGGCATAAATGCCATTTGCAGCATCCGGGCAGGTCAAAAAAATATCGCTTTTAATTGCGAATATCTTTCGTCTCTTCCCAATGCCATCTCGGCAGATGAAAAGAAGTTGCGCCAAATTTTAATTAATTTAATCGGCAATGCTGTTAAGTTTACGGAAAGGGGAGGCGTTACTTTTAAGGTTTCAGTAGTGGATGCTGTAAGAGATGGAACGCGGACTGAAGTCCTTACTACGAACCTTGATGGAACGCGGACTGAAGTCCTTACTACGAACCTGAGGATGCGGTTTCAAGTTGAAGATACAGGAATTGGCATCGCTGCTGATGAATTGCCAAAGATATTTGCACCTTTTGAACAAGTTGGTAATACCCGCCGCCATACTGAAGGCACAGGCTTAGGATTAGCAATCAGCCGCCAATTAGTCGAGATTATGGGCAGTGAATTGAAAGTAGAAAGCACTTTAGGCAGAGGTAGCATTTTCTGGTTTGAATTAGATTTGCTAGCAGCAGATAAGCCTGAGAAAAATACAAATAATTTTCCACAATTTATCAAAGGTTTTAAGGGTAGTAAGAAAAAAGTTTTGGTGGCGGACGATATGTGGGAAAATCGCTCGGTTTTAATTCACCTGCTAGAACCGTTGGGTTTTGAAATAATTGAGGCGACAGACGGTCAAGATTGTTTGAAAAAAGCCCTAGAATTTCAACCAGATTGTATCTTGATTGATTTGGTAATGCCCATCATGGACGGATTTGAAGCGATGCGGCAAATTCGCAAGTTGCCCCCTTTGCAAAATGTGGTGGCAATTGGCACTTCTGCTAGCATTATGGAAGTGGAAAAGCAGGGAAGTTTAGCAGCAGGATGCAATGCTTTTCTCCCCAAGCCGATCCGCGCTGAGGAACTTTTAAATTGCTTGCAAGTTCATTTAGAGTTAGAATGGATTTACGAGGAGTTGCAAGATAGAGCTGAATCAGAAGTTTCCCAGAATCAATCTCAAATTCACGATCAAAAAATCATCCCTCCTCCGGCCGATGAAATAGCTGTACTTTTTGAATTAGCAATGATGGGTGACTTAGGAGGCATTCAAAAACAAGCAGAAAAATTGGCCCAAATGGATGCAAGATATGTCTCTTTCGCCAACAATCTCAATCAATTAGCTAAAAATTTTGAAGAAGAAAAGATTTTAGAATTCGTAGAACAATACAGGAATTAA